The nucleotide window TCATGGCGTGTTGTTCCCCATTGTCATATTTTGTCAAGGTCTgagtgagcaacacagccagaAGTAGGAAATACGTGGTTGGACCTCATTTTAACTTTCTACCAATTATGAGCAACACATCATCGACAGcctagagcggagcattgcgagttcacgccttgcgccatcgcgccttcaattttgtagcgGCCCAATGAAGAgtcacaaaataaaaataaactctcTATTATCAAATTAGATTTTTAATAGCGGTCCACGCTTAGAACGATGAGTCGACTAAAAAGCTGCAGAAATGCAGAATTAGAGACCTTGTGCCACTCAGTATCCTTACAGGGTCACTGGGGTCAATGTTACCTTATTCGttcatgtttactttttgctctgcatatttttaaaactctaacAAGGTTGAAACATTAATTCGTAAGAAggtaatgaaatatttttccgtCACAAAAgtgtattgccgtgctaaggaagaaagccgtatgagccttcagacgttgtcaagtttcctgggataaaaaccgaatttactaggaaaattgcggatattattttccaatattttcagacaattttgtacgaatttaatctaaaatatctgaaaatttcagggaaaaatatgcatgaatgttgtcaaaaatacattttttggaaatttggcaactctcggatgttcatacggcgttctttcttagcacggtagtgttgATATTCTGGGTTATTTAGTCTTCATTCAGAACGATTTGCCGAgaagctttaaaattttgatctaATATCATTATCAATCTAGAgagttctttctttttttttcaagccaCCAGCTGATGTTTAGACTAACGGTTATTGCTTCATTAATTCTTCAAGTCCATATTATCTTTtcacgcacccccccccccccaattaatTCCTCACAAAATCGCTTACATATCACTTCATCACGCCCGCGCCACGCTTttcaatcataaaaaaaatcgccATCCAAAAGGCCACATTTGCCAGTGCGTGCTCAAATTAGTTGAGTTTCTCAATGCAGTCAGAAGTCATGCGATCACAAATTAGGCTCCTCTGATAGACTGATAAACCTTTGACTCGCAGATTATCTAGCTAGAAGTTGAGCTTACGATCCCGATAAAGGCAAAAGGCTTACATTATAAATACTTTACAACCGTCGAGAAATTCACTTTGTTTCGGGAGTGCCTGGTATAGTGTCCTCCTGCGCAAGAATTTCTTCATTGGTCCCTTAGAAAAAGGTAATCGACCTTTGCTTTTTTACCTTCACGTTGCCTTTAAGGTGCCCGGGTTTTTCAAGTCTCCTTTAATAGTTCATaatggtttatttatttttgattccTTCAAATAACGTCTTATAATAATGAACAATTACCATTATTAATGTTGccgtgaaaaaatgaatttataagTTGTTTTCACTTAGTACTTCGTTCCCATTATTTATGTCCGCATAAACAATTTCTTTActtaaaatggtttttttgtGCGTTAGTCCTTCCCAGCTATAATTATTCGTTCACTCATTCTAAATTTCAGTCTTGATAGCTCATTTCAACAATAAGAATATATTGAATTTTTactcttttaaaataattgatccATCGGTGTTTCAGCTGAATAatgaaaatactttcaaataCGATGAAGGGTTAACTGAAATTCCTTAAATATCAATGTATCACATCATGatttacaaacatttttcataaggCTTGCAAATTTTAGCGTATATTTCCAAAATGTAACATTTTAgacccgtatttttttcttgtaaaaaaaaatgtctatagATATATGCTGTATAGCTATAGATTTATGGGGTAGGGCAAGTAAAAAaacctacttttttatttcaaaatttcatagggGGGAGAAATGCGTCCTGGCATCAAACGAATATGTGTGCCAAAGCGTTCCccggggaaaaaaaatcgggTGCCTTCAAATTCCGtcaaaaaatcataaagttAAAGCCCTATTTGCCGTTTCCTATGGCAAAAAGGCTGCGTTCCTCACCATGCCTTGCCATTTCCCTTTTCGTCCATGCATAAACATCGGTTAGaatttttacatacatacagGCTAATCCAATTCCATTCGTTATTTCACAGGTATGCTAGTGGTAGTATCTCCGAAAAAATGGCAATGCTACAAAAGAATTCAGCCGAAGTGGTCAGACATTTGGGATTGGTCGGCAATGCAAGTCTCCCACGGTTGATCTCGACGACAGTCAGTTTAAGCGAACCGGCCGTACCCAAAGCAGCTACTTCCAAGGAGGTCTTCGAGAGGGAGTACAAATCTACCGCTCACAATTATGACCCACTTCCTGTCGCCATCTCCAAAGGAGAAGGTAAATATCTGTTTCAATCGAatcgaaaaaattatctaaaaatataTCTTTCAGAATGAGTTTTTCAAACTTACCACTAGTCGACACGCATTCTTCTGAGGCAATTCTGATTACAAATGCAACTAATTTTATCTCACAAAGTTTATTACTTGATTATAGGAAAATTAGGTAAAGATATGAACGCACGGGTTGATTAGTGATTTGAGAGTTTTAGCGTCAAGCTTACACTAGCTTACAGCCAAATCAAAACCATTCGAAGATTTGGTGAGCTATAAAAATGCCTCCAATTATTAGGATAGGCAAACATCACGTAATGCGCGAATAGTTGCGCTTCTTTCACCACCGTTAAATAGCTTTCTCTTGCGAGTGGCAATCTCGAGTCTCCTTCAAAGGTCTTCTTCTTACTTGTGACTCAACAAAACTGCCGTATCTCCTTGAAACGTTATTTGGAATTAATtggaaaaattttttattgagcaatgtttaaaaaagtttaattacattttatttcttcaaaaaagaatcttaaaaaacaccttgaaattttctgtaagaGTTTTTGAATGCATGAAGTAAAGTCGCAGAAAAAGTTCAGTCCGTTAGGTTTCtttaattcaataaaaaatcttCATAAAACTAAAACATCATCAGAAAAGCAAGGATGTCATCATACAAAAACCTCGCTAGTTCGGAAAGGAATTGATGAGAAAAGCAATGATGACGTCATCACGGGATTCTCCGATGACGTCATTCTGGCCTTGCCTTTGACGTTTTTTGACTGAttaattgaacattttcagGCGTATACATGTGGGACGTGGATGGGAAAAAATACCTGGACTTTTTCGCGGGATACGCGACTCTGTCCCATGGTCATTGCCATCCCACGATCGTGGAGGCTATGCGGAAGCAGGTTGGAATCCTGCATCACACCTCGCGAGCCATCTACCACGACAAAATGTACGAGTTTGCCGAGTACATCACCAAGAAATTCAACTTCGACAAAGTCCTCACCATGAACACCGGTAAGGACACAACACACCCTCATGATATTAGCCCAATGGACCAGACAAGCTACAAAGTTGAGCATTCTAATACACgtctcttaaccaaaatttcacgaataatcccatatcttagttaggagttaatttcagtgatttcaacGGCAGgattcgtgttctacgtgaaatttttgtcaaggaAGGTGtgtcagaatgcttgaattcgcattttgtctaatggtccattgaaATCGGTCAAACCGCCACTTCCAACCGATGCCTTGAGTGTATTCTCCTGAATCGTCTGATCGCGTAGTGAGGCCCTGTGATTCCTGCGAGCACCCGAAATTTCAGCCTAGATTCTCGATGCagatatcgatggtcaaagtctaaaaccacgtatcttcattgcggtgtttcaattttcctgctattttattttctagagAGAAACAAGCCATTTTATAGCTTTTAAGTCAGAATGTACCTTGTTCTTATcttgttaaaaataaaacggaaggAAATCAGAGAATATTACCGATAATATGACATGACCTCATAAAAAAGGTTCATCGATAGGGGCCGTTTTAGGGCCCactcttaattttctcaactctacgattttttgctcgtTTAAGGTTTATATTGAACGAAATTCATCACGATTTGGTCATTTTGGGTCTCTTTCcagggtctaatactggcctaaaaatgggtctgaaggccgattcTGGCGGAAAATGCGGATATTCCAACATTCGACCCCAAACCCAcgaaacccgcatttttcgccaaaatcggcgttttaaCCCACCATGTTAAGGCCAGACTTAAGTACGAGAGGAGACTAAAAAAGATCAAACCATGACGCATTCCGTAGAATTTAGATCTTCAATACGcgaaaaatcgtagagttgaaGAAATTCAGGGTGGGCTCAAAAGGGCCTTCAAATActtaagaagaacgccgtatgaacattcgagagttgccaaactttctccgataaaatgttcattgttgagggaaattatcaatatttttccttgaaattttcagactctttagatcaaattacaaacaaaattacttgagaaattggaagaaaaatattcacaagttttcttgaaaattagtgatttgtcaaaggaaatttggcaacgcctgaaggctcatacggcgcttttcttttttatgatgATGGCAGAATACCATACGTTGGTTAAATGGAGAGGTCCTCTAGAAAATAGGCAAAGCGAAACACTGAAATCTAGCAAGCGAAACGAGTGGTGCATTTTGATTGATACTGCAGTACTTTGCGCCGAGCTTTAAGACTGCGTCCTCGGTTTTCAGGTGCCGAAGGTGGCGAGACAGCGGTGAAGTTGGCCCGGAAATGGGGCTACCGGGtcaaaaaaatccctgaaaacaAAGCGAAGACGATTTTCGCGCACGGGAACTTCTGGGGTCGAACCATCGCCGCCATTTCCAGCTCGAGCAGCCCGACAAGCAAGGACGAGTTTGGGCCGCACGTCCCAGAATTTCACAACATCCCTTACAACGACATCCCCGCGCTCGAGGTTAGTGAACCGTTTTCAAAGACAGAAAAAGACCCACATAGACtatcatgctaaggaaaaacgccgtatgagcttccagacgttgccaatctccttctgataaaataaaaatttccaaggaaatttggggacatttttcctccaaattttcgaagaatttatctcgcgatttaatctacagcatttaaaaattttaatgaaaattattcatacaTCTTCTAAGAAATTACAATGTTTCataaacggaaatttggcaacattcggatgttcatacgtcgttatttctcagcacggtagtatttagaggggggggggggtctggaaGTAAGTGACATGTAGGTGAACAAGGGGGAGGTAGGGGTCAAAAAGTCGGGAAAAATAGGTGAAGTAATTATTTATGGACGGTTCCCATAGGGAGAGTATATGAACAATTGAACATGTCGAAATGTGGAGCTCTTATGGCAGAAAAAGGCAGCGAACCTTCCCACACGAAAAACACTAGAATAACTTCGCTACCAATCTTTGCATTTAAATCTCAAACCAGCTATAGACGATGAAGACAACTTATAATCCCTATAAATCTACAACaccagagactttaacgatgGACTAAGAAAACAAACCATCAAAATATTAAATGAATCGCGGCTTTTTTTGGCCACTTTAAAAGTTTCAgctttcatttcagaaaaatacgAAGGTACTAATAGcccaaaatcgatttttcacctaGTAAGCATTCcagatgaaaaaaagaacaatcaTAATAGTACGTTTTTGATGCAAAATCCTgtacagaaaaatgaaaaaaatctcctGTTTTTCAAAGATGGGGCTTGCCTCTCCTGAAGCTGTTTCTTTTATAGGAAAATACTTATGTAAGTAATTGTTTCCCCGCAAAttaacagcgggctgattattaaaattgatagacaaagcgatagacagaggGAAAATAGAACGCTCCTCTTGCTTGAAACGGTTggaggaaaatcaaaatcattgATACGATCTCTTATAGGCTTTCATCAGAGCGACTTTTACTTACCTTCCGTTTCCAGGATCGCTACATTTTCTTTTCGTcttcttagtctatcaatttccataATTACTTCTCCTGCAGCCtgcacagtggtcttgaagccaaaaaaatgcgacaaaaatataggtacccaaaaacggtttacGGAGAGTGAGTTTATGGCACGTGTGGACtcaaaatctcgaaaaatcaaaatctcggctgatcctaatttcaagatatcgcaatttgaaatcttagtaaatgcaagttttctattgattttgatccttttttttaattcgtcgCCCTTCTgatataagggcgtaactacactctgcagcaaaccctgtcgtccataatGCAATGCCTTACTCGGCTCAtatcaatgtgtagttacgcccttatgtcagccaagcgacgagttatttgtccattgaatctatgttgatcggttcacgtttttatttttctttcgattcatgtcgatcaaatacataccctctctttacatgcagactacctatcatactctttGTTTTAACTGTAAAATTCGCCTTCTGTTACGTCTGTAGCGATTGTTGTTACCAATATGtcgtgctgatttcagctcattgcatacttgactctctgaggGAGTTTTATGAGCGAAAGCCACTCGCCTTCAGCTGCgactgcagcaattgttgttacgaatctgtagtgcgtgctgattttagatcattacatactcgattccctgaaggcgttttatgtgctcAATCCCTACTTTGTTCGTTCTCCGACAGACTGCGCTACTTGcacacataaaacgccttcagacagtcgagtatgtaatgatctCAAATCAGTACGCACGATATAtgcgtaacaacaattgctgcagacgcagctgaggGCGAATTGCTTTTGCTCATAAAACTCCTTGAGAGAATCAAGTATGCaatgagctgaaatcagcactCACAACATATTGGTAACAACAGTCGCTGGCAGaagcagcagaaggcgaattgttcagtttaaaaaaagagaataataaGTAGTCTACATGTAACAAGAgagtatgtattcgatcgacatgaatcgaaagtaaaataaaaacttgaaccGATCATCatcgattcaatggacaaatgcATATAAAGGGGATCAAAATCAATAGAAAACTTGCGtttaccatgaaaatttcaaattgcaatatatcgaaattaggatcagcctagattttgatttttggcaattttgagCCCACACGTGTCAGACTCATCCCCTGCAAAcagtttttgggtacatttttgtcgcattttttcgCTTCAAGACCTCTCCGTCTGGTAACCGGGCAATGATACAATACTAAACTTTCGAGAATTGAAGTTTTCTCACTATGACTGACTTACAAAAATTGAGCCAACTTGAAAAGTTTACAATCTGCCAAGTATAAAAACCCAGAATGAATCTGGAAGGCAATGCAAGTGAGAGAGGACGTTACAGCTCCGAACTAAAGAGAAAGCTTTTGTCCTATAGGAAAAGCTGAAGGACCCTCACGTCTGTGCTTTCATGGTGGAGCCGATCCAAGGTGAAGCTGGAGCTGTGGTGCCTGATGAAGGTTACTTGAAGAAAGTAAGGGAGCTGTGCACAAAATATAACGTACTGTGGATCGCGGATGAAGTACAGACCGGCCTCTGCAGAACTGGAAAATTCCTCGCTGTCCACCATGAGAACGTTAAACCTGATATTCTTATACTCGGAAAAGCTCTGTCTGGAGGCGTTATGCCTGTAAGTACCACCCACACactttgaaacatattttttaggATAGATTTACTCGGAGAGTCATGAGCCCCGAACTTCATTATGTAAAGTATATTGAAactgagcagtggcgtggctacattgcgatttatcgattgatctgccatataaacctatgggaaaggatcgatgaacaaggtgtttgcaacgaacatcttaataatcgatcttttaacatagcttcaaatggagaaatgtcgccagtcgatctttcacgcctcaccactgaaaTTAAGGTacacttattgcaaaatatacttaatggattttcaaaaacttttttttttcggattcCATGTACTTTTACCAGCTTTGGATGAGAGGAGGGGATTcttaaaagttctgaaaattgaAGTTCTCGTGGatatgaaaaaaacatatttttaaaaaaattagcaaatgaGGCCTTGGTACTCACAGAAAAGGAGAGGGTACCCTCCCGTCTGTTAGAgaaaaaggtttaaaaaaatacaaaaaaacccagaattttgaaaatctatccAGGAAATCCTAAACGGGTGTACCTACCTTAAGATTAAAAAACGTTGTTTTGAGAAAAGCCTATTTGAAGTTTTGCACACACAGAAGGGTTGCATCACTTTGTGCGTCACAAAACACCTTATAATTAATCCAATAGTGATCAGATTTCAAAAGCCTTGATTTTGGATTATACAGTTAAGGGCATGcggaatttgattttaaaaaaatcgagtgcaatgggttttttttttaccaaaactgaCTCATGTCTTCCATTAAGAAAGTtggctttttttcttcttctccttatcGGAGTATCGAGGATAAAGAGACTTCCTAATTTTGTCCGTCTGAAGGAAGTGACTTCGTAAGAGCTCACATGGAAGGTCAAAACGCCTACATTTTTTACATAGGCAACATGCACAGCCGAGGATACTTTTAATACACGCAAGTTTAACATGAATGCACTTATGTGTTTTAGTGAGTGGATGCTgtttcaaatcaaaaggaactgcaTCCATTCTTCCATGAGCTGTAAGATCCGTAAGAAGACATGCATGAcaaggctcatgtcacaatCATTATCAATGGTGTGAGTCGGCGATCacatacctcgtttgcggtgtctgaaaatctccgcctctatgtcatttttttaaaggagaacacattgacatcattccttgaagtttgtgcagaattttcttcgcacagagaagaaaaatcaaggcagatttaaagaattgccgtggAGTAGTtccccgtttaaaaaataaagtatgacaggaagtctacgacgtcgcaaaccgagttatgtgattgccgcagggtcggatttacatttttagcgccctaggctaaacttagggtggcgcccTTAAAAGTAAGCgctctcgtgggggggggggaggggtgtcccccagacgcccctcccctccagatcagaaggaggatgttaggtgtcaggaaaatgttcaaattcacttctaaaaaaaacacgattttaaacagttttgaggtacgtttacgtttttaagttggttttggaaaataaaaagtaacgaAAGActcgttaaattaaaaaaaaaaattctcaaattttgcgcccctcaaaatgttgcgccctaggctacagcctatgtagcctattggtaaatccggccctagattgccgacttgcaccgtcgttatagttcctcttgatttaacTACGTCCTATTGATCTTTCGCTTCCCTCTCTGATGAGCTCTGAAATGTCCTCTCACTCAGGTCTCGGCGGTTTTGGCGGACGATCCAGTGATGGAGGTGTTCACGCCAGGAACCCACGGCTCGACCTACGGCGGGAACCCGTTGGCGTGCCACCTGGGGATCGTGTCCCTGGAGAGTATGACCGAGGGGAAGTTCGACGAGAACGCCAAGAAGATGGGCGACCTCTTCATGTCCGAGCTGTCGTCGCGATTGGACAGGAAGAAAGTCCCGATCGTCCGGGGGCGTGGTTTACTCAACGCTATCGTCGTCGATCCAGGTTAGTTAAATTTTCGATAAATCAAaccgcacactggaaaaagaaacacattgggtctagagtccagactcttgaaaacatcgaaaagaaaaaatactcttgattcaatcagacttaagcttaaatcaagaaccaagcctcttaatttgagcagatttccttttgatttaagtgtaaatctgattgaatccagagtcctttttcttgttaatgttttcaagagtctggactctagattcaatgtcattttttccagtgcatggaaaaaaaatattgagtgaTTACTAGATTCTTGATTATCAGTGGCGGTTcttaagggtggtttcacgataactggaatagttttgtcgccgtaacagacaacacatttttcagtcatatttttagtagaaatgataatcactcgaattttttcgcatttatcttcaaagggttacgtattataacgctttctaatgatttattgctctacttctcaattgatattatgtaaattccgaaaatttgcTGTCTATTACGctgtaaaaagtcagcgtaacaaacagcacattttcggtcatttacatattaaattgaaaagtagagcgatagatctttgaaaagcgttataacacatAACCTTGTGtacattaatgaaaaaaaatttgagtgattatAATTACTACTAAacatatgaccgaaaaatgttttgtctgttacggcgacaaaacaaTTCCAGTTATCATGAAACCACccttaaaagttggcaacactgttttctctCCATCTGAAtttatgtgaaacaatcgactCTTGGTGAgaagcttgcctcacctaaaatcgatatttacaGTGGATTTAAATACAGgaaaaacagtgctgccaactATCTAGAGTCGCCactgtacagggtgatccaaggaAAAGCATCTCCCAGCAGGAACAAGATGGCAGGAACGTTTTGGGTGCTTTGCTGTTGTGCTAagatagaacgccgtatgagtcctcAGACGTAgccaattttcttcaataaaaaacgaatttactatTAATTTACTATTAATTTACTATTAATTATTAAatcgtgagtatttttctttaaagtagtCGGACAGTTTTCCTCGCAGTTAacctaaaacatctgaaaatttcaaatgagaaaatgcatAAAAGTCCTCAAAATTGCATG belongs to Bemisia tabaci chromosome 6, PGI_BMITA_v3 and includes:
- the LOC109033860 gene encoding ornithine aminotransferase, mitochondrial isoform X1 produces the protein MSTALGIRRLNSKYASGSISEKMAMLQKNSAEVVRHLGLVGNASLPRLISTTVSLSEPAVPKAATSKEVFEREYKSTAHNYDPLPVAISKGEGVYMWDVDGKKYLDFFAGYATLSHGHCHPTIVEAMRKQVGILHHTSRAIYHDKMYEFAEYITKKFNFDKVLTMNTGAEGGETAVKLARKWGYRVKKIPENKAKTIFAHGNFWGRTIAAISSSSSPTSKDEFGPHVPEFHNIPYNDIPALEEKLKDPHVCAFMVEPIQGEAGAVVPDEGYLKKVRELCTKYNVLWIADEVQTGLCRTGKFLAVHHENVKPDILILGKALSGGVMPVSAVLADDPVMEVFTPGTHGSTYGGNPLACHLGIVSLESMTEGKFDENAKKMGDLFMSELSSRLDRKKVPIVRGRGLLNAIVVDPEQIDTKYATIAMRDRGLITKHINEKVIRFSPALIITEEQMRAGIDIIVDALNNFKMPAK
- the LOC109033860 gene encoding ornithine aminotransferase, mitochondrial isoform X2, with product MAMLQKNSAEVVRHLGLVGNASLPRLISTTVSLSEPAVPKAATSKEVFEREYKSTAHNYDPLPVAISKGEGVYMWDVDGKKYLDFFAGYATLSHGHCHPTIVEAMRKQVGILHHTSRAIYHDKMYEFAEYITKKFNFDKVLTMNTGAEGGETAVKLARKWGYRVKKIPENKAKTIFAHGNFWGRTIAAISSSSSPTSKDEFGPHVPEFHNIPYNDIPALEEKLKDPHVCAFMVEPIQGEAGAVVPDEGYLKKVRELCTKYNVLWIADEVQTGLCRTGKFLAVHHENVKPDILILGKALSGGVMPVSAVLADDPVMEVFTPGTHGSTYGGNPLACHLGIVSLESMTEGKFDENAKKMGDLFMSELSSRLDRKKVPIVRGRGLLNAIVVDPEQIDTKYATIAMRDRGLITKHINEKVIRFSPALIITEEQMRAGIDIIVDALNNFKMPAK